A single window of Labrus mixtus chromosome 23, fLabMix1.1, whole genome shotgun sequence DNA harbors:
- the c23h4orf54 gene encoding uncharacterized protein C4orf54 homolog, translating into MKTEQSRVAAPADLREVKDLLRKRACQKEDAPEKQDELKYVDLDLEDVDKGGIIREKDFGSNERNQMSVGGSEAPRATEPNHKSSVKTEVETKKKDNSVVGRCSKDLKEYPSHSQSLRDHPSVTAKSEDCLKSEDKSERDIAQQEEKKKKTERGEELRCLHDDDYLSGGSESDDFEEEDDVSLVLSDDCVPCVTDDESHYITTHEIQLAELSDHEGDYDIGVGSSASWDIEDDNQQVYSFVDYASFDGDGAAEGRAQDAAAVSTLLESDPSDAAKFTSSDESVSKQQGSGNGAGQIHLSIRTTSRAINDSSNVQEQKNILYHARRAGDMSRYVLRGVDGKAETLCDRAKCFIAAPGRLHFGRKLRRGKEVTEYSSGASSAVSELDDADKEVRNLTAKSFKSLAYPYFDAINFSTSSESSASEHGLGINRWSTFVDLKYGNMSQGMDQSVVSHQNATASFEIAKNVGSRGYKGLTLASIKPPTNKIFTLNGTPHSASKIELMGKLGQGHSGVIRLTETLNFRCNVKSGMSAGERRTNFAQNSAGSRSTDEVTNSLPSSQRRGASKPASNAMEDTHKKAIFASSLLKNVISKKMQFEQERKMERGEISEPHQAPSPSFVHQDSDSHRGKGSRELHRQSSRFSESSSDYTIMCLDELGDIIDSGSCDTKSDSRRRDAAAPALETNLEPANEAGIDAKIGALEASKSTLLRSQNSAFRCWKDEEVEFQKDHKNHKTPEEKLPSANDKEGEGDRYSSGSSKLIKMSHLFVPSIQLLHSDGEEGQQLQNRSYSPCEDGGGIKPHSDNTLFIADSRSVATSKSPEIKINLRSVRDNKTEPFGVSKLRAPNIGCNPASLGRADDSKCQALAAALKGECSDKVPHFMVRDIRDNKGKLQTPIHQVRDVRKLVKSSYHFVSLDNNENRSAADSHAEQKKLMPYRNLNSVSPIVIKCQSVNTNSNGKQDISKGELLDFDRSSPEGAVLQKAAGRVPIDNPNNSSEGGSGLRIESNMASKRQEKPSDITDKKPESKVANQAAFDKLQAAVKTMEQLYVFERNEWKRKNKPRPLTDSHVLSLLTSEDHEGLEEEEVRGFNMDRTARRDSYPNADKTPPAVAASPSLPRRDDKVFQTPKSMQTTANATGHKNMFSLSSGLKPSASTRTTHPPNAATQTPFNTRSFTPKSPKLPVSLKSSQTKRSGQEGVETREVERSLQDLWGADNENYLTIPVKSPANTKKPAPSADKTSVYTFTTKTNPATPTGQVGSTTRGHEEYNQSPKRASIVMEPRPPEIPPATIYHSLPLGMNANQPQLYCFSPAITPAPTLDPFQATQRKMLLDPTTGNYYLVDTPVQPTTKRLFDPETGQYVDVPMPQPPMTPVPMPISPLALSPGAYGHTYMIYPGFMPTPSVIPTRTLVQSQMSMQSEAESVEKASSQQLEGLYMESPFYMSTGKSPQVATGFQPQAAATSRPTQGFSTIQQPVISITSQQGPRIIAPPSFDGTTMSFVVEHR; encoded by the coding sequence ATGAAGACTGAACAAAGCCGCGTGGCGGCACCGGCAGATCTCCGCGAGGTCAAAGATCTGCTCCGAAAGCGCGCGTGTCAAAAGGAGGATGCCCCGGAGAAGCAGGACGAACTCAAATATGTGGATTTGGACTTAGAGGACGTGGATAAGGGCGGAATAATTAGGGAGAAAGACTTTGGATCTAATGAAAGAAACCAAATGTCTGTCGGCGGCTCTGAAGCTCCGCGCGCAACAGAGCCAAACCACAAGTCATCGGTTAAAACTGAGGTTGAAACGAAGAAGAAAGACAATTCTGTAGTTGGTAGATGTTCTAAAGATCTCAAGGAGTACCCCTCTCATTCACAATCTTTACGAGATCATCCCTCTGTTACAGCAAAGTCAGAGGATTGCCTCAAATCTGAAGACAAAAGCGAGCGCGACATTGCGcaacaagaggagaagaagaagaagacagagagaggagaggagttacGCTGCCTCCATGATGACGATTATCTGAGCGGGGGGAGTGAGTCGGATGAttttgaggaggaggatgatgttAGTTTGGTGCTTTCGGACGACTGCGTCCCGTGCGTAACGGATGACGAGTCCCACTATATTACCACGCACGAGATCCAGCTCGCGGAGCTCTCTGACCATGAGGGGGATTACGATATCGGAGTGGGCTCCTCCGCCAGCTGGGACATCGAGGATGACAACCAGCAGGTGTACTCTTTTGTCGATTACGCCTCATTCGATGGTGATGGAGCGGCGGAGGGGCGCGCTCAGGACGCAGCAGCAGTCAGCACTCTGCTTGAAAGTGATCCGAGCGACGCGGCCAAGTTCACCAGCTCAGATGAGAGTGTGTCAAAGCAGCAGGGCAGTGGCAACGGTGCCGGGCAgatccacctgtcaatcagaaCCACTTCTCGAGCTATAAATGACTCCAGCAACGTCCAAGAACAGAAAAATATTCTTTATCATGCCAGGCGCGCTGGAGACATGAGCCGGTATGTGTTAAGGGGAGTTGATGGGAAGGCAGAGACGTTGTGTGACAGGGCGAAGTGTTTCATAGCCGCGCCCGGACGCTTACACTTTGGCCGCAAATTGAGGAGGGGAAAAGAGGTCACCGAGTACTCCAGCGGTGCGTCCAGTGCTGTCAGCGAGCTGGACGACGCTGACAAGGAGGTGCGCAATCTGACAGCCAAATCCTTCAAGAGCCTGGCGTACCCTTACTTTGATGCCATTAATTTCAGCACCTCCAGCGAGTCATCCGCATCAGAGCATGGTTTGGGGATTAACAGGTGGTCAACGTTTGTCGACCTGAAATATGGCAACATGTCACAGGGAATGGACCAAAGTGTAGTTTCACATCAGAACGCCACGGCCTCTTTTGAAATAGCCAAAAATGTGGGCAGCAGAGGGTACAAAGGTTTGACACTGGCAAGCATCAAACCGCCCACCAACAAGATCTTCACTCTGAATGGGACCCCCCACAGCGCGTCGAAAATCGAGCTGATGGGGAAACTCGGTCAGGGTCACAGTGGGGTGATCAGACTCACAGAGACTCTGAATTTTCGCTGTAATGTCAAATCGGGGATGTCTGCAGGAGAAAGGCGCACTAACTTTGCGCAAAATTCTGCAGGATCACGTTCCACAGATGAAGTTACCAACAGTTTGCCAAGCAGCCAGAGGAGAGGGGCCAGCAAGCCTGCCTCTAACGCCATGGAAGACACACACAAGAAGGCCATCTTCGCCTCCAGCTtgcttaaaaatgtgatttctaAGAAGATGCAGTTCGAGCAGGAGCGCAAGATGGAAAGAGGGGAGATAAGTGAGCCGCATCAAGCGCCTTCCCCGAGCTTTGTGCACCAGGACAGCGACAGCCACAGGGGGAAGGGGAGCAGGGAGCTGCACAGACAGAGCTCCAGGTTTtcagagagcagctcagacTACACCATAATGTGCTTGGATGAATTAGGGGACATCATTGACAGCGGCTCATGTGATACTAAGAGCGATTCTCGGAGACGAGACGCGGCCGCTCCCGCACTAGAAACTAATTTAGAGCCGGCAAATGAAGCTGGAATCGATGCTAAAATAGGCGCATTGGAAGCTTCCAAAAGCACGCTGCTTCGGAGCCAAAATAGCGCATTCAGATGTTGGAAGGACGAGGAGGTAGAGTTTCAAAAGGATCATAAAAACCATAAAACTCCGGAGGAGAAGCTGCCTTCAGCTAACGACAAAGAAGGCGAGGGGGATCGGTACTCATCGGGCAGCAGCAAActgattaaaatgtcacatttgtttGTGCCAAGTATCCAACTGCTGCACAGTGACGGAGAAGAGgggcagcagctgcagaaccGGAGTTACTCTCCATGTGAGGACGGAGGAGGAATAAAACCGCACTCTGACAACACTTTATTCATCGCGGACTCGAGGAGTGTGGCTACATCTAAATCTCCGGAGATAAAAATTAACTTGAGGAGCGTCAGAGACAATAAAACTGAGCCGTTCGGTGTCTCCAAACTGCGCGCTCCTAATATAGGCTGTAACCCAGCCAGCCTCGGCAGAGCAGACGACTCCAAATGCCAGGCCCTGGCTGCAGCTCTGAAGGGTGAGTGTTCAGACAAAGTGCCGCATTTCATGGTTAGAGACATTAGAGATAATAAAGGAAAGTTGCAGACGCCCATTCATCAAGTGAGAGACGTGCGCAAACTGGTGAAAAGCTCCTATCACTTTGTTTCTTTGGATAACAACGAGAATAGATCCGCTGCTGACAGCCACGCAGAGCAGAAGAAGCTAATGCCCTATCGGAATCTAAACTCTGTTTCCCCTATAGTGATaaaatgtcagtctgtgaaTACAAACAGCAACGGGAAACAAGACATTTCTAAAGGGGAGCTGCTTGACTTCGACAGGTCGTCTCCAGAGGGCGCTGTTCTGCAAAAAGCAGCAGGGAGAGTACCCATAGATAACCCAAATAACTCCTCAGAGGGGGGCAGTGGATTGAGAATTGAAAGCAACATGGCTTCAAAGAGGCAGGAAAAACCATCAGATATCACAGATAAGAAACCTGAATCCAAGGTGGCGAACCAGGCGGCGTTCGACAAACTCCAGGCGGCAGTGAAAACCATGGAGCAGCTCTACGTGTTCGAAAGGAATGAGTGGAAGAGGAAGAACAAGCCCCGGCCGCTGACAGACAGCCATGTTCTTTCACTGCTCACCAGCGAGGACCATGAaggactggaggaggaggaggtcagagggTTCAACATGGACAGGACAGCCAGAAGAGACTCCTACCCCAACGCCGACAAGACGCCCCCGGCTGTAGCGGCGTCCCCAAGCCTGCCCAGGAGAGACGACAAAGTCTTTCAGACTCCCAAGTCCATGCAAACAACCGCCAACGCCACAGGtcacaaaaacatgttcagCCTCAGCTCCGGTCTTAAGCCCTCTGCGAGCACAAGGACGACCCATCCGCCGAATGCCGCCACACAAACGCCCTTCAACACGAGGAGTTTCACCCCAAAGTCGCCAAAGCTGCCCGTGTCCTTAAAAAGCAGCCAAACAAAGCGGAGTGGACAGGAAGGAGTCGAAACAAGGGAGGTAGAGAGGTCCTTGCAAGATCTCTGGGGCGCAGACAACGAGAACTACCTAACGATTCCGGTAAAGTCTCCCGCCAACACCAAGAAACCAGCGCCATCCGCTGATAAAACGTCGGTGTACACGTTCACCACCAAGACCAACCCAGCCACCCCTACAGGACAGGTGGGATCCACCACCAGGGGTCATGAAGAGTACAACCAGTCCCCAAAGAGAGCCAGCATCGTCATGGAGCCGCGACCGCCTGAGATCCCTCCTGCGACCATCTACCACTCTTTGCCGTTGGGCATGAATGCAAATCAGCCTCAGTTGTACTGCTTCTCCCCGGCAATCACTCCCGCTCCCACTCTGGACCCGTTCCAGGCCACGCAGAGGAAGATGCTCCTGGATCCCACAACCGGAAACTACTACCTGGTGGACACTCCCGTGCAGCCGACCACAAAGCGCCTCTTTGACCCAGAAACAGGCCAGTACGTGGACGTGCCAATGCCGCAGCCTCCTATGACGCCGGTTCCCATGCCTATCTCACCGTTGGCCCTCAGTCCAGGAGCGTATGGACACACCTACATGATCTACCCGGGCTTCATGCCGACGCCGTCCGTGATCCCGACGAGGACACTGGTGCAGTCGCAGATGTCGATGCAGTCGGAGGCCGAGAGCGTGGAGAAGGCTTCGTCGCAGCAGTTGGAAGGCTTGTACATGGAGAGTCCCTTCTACATGTCGACAGGAAAGTCTCCTCAGGTCGCCACCGGGTTTCAACCGCAGGCCGCCGCCACCAGCAGGCCAACACAGGGGTTCTCCACCATCCAGCAGCCTGTCATCAGCATCACCTCCCAGCAGGGTCCGCGGATCATCGCCCCGCCCTCTTTTGACGGGACTACCATGAGCTTTGTGGTGGAGCACAGATAG
- the hacd4 gene encoding very-long-chain (3R)-3-hydroxyacyl-CoA dehydratase 4, which yields MLSFRLVYIFSYNLFQFCGHTWILANTIARFLTFGNDALADTFYSVGVVMSLCQLLSILEVFHIADGIEKARLLPRFFQVVEKNLLLVMVVKLEEIQSKPVVCVLLFLWNILDLLRYPHELLCVMEKPSDTMLWTRYTLWIPVYVLSAATEGVTVYQALHIEPEAPQCSSLNSTVSSHLRLPLVLMVYLSVLALGASVTVWQLLKERQHHLHKWNKTKKK from the exons AT GCTGAGCTTCAGGCTTGTCTATATTTTCTCGTATAACCTGTTCCAGTTCTGTGGACACACGTGGATCCTGGCCAACACCATCGCCAGGTTTCTCACTTTTGGGAACG ATGCTTTAGCGGACACGTTTTACTCTGTGGGCGTCGTGATGAGTCTGTGCCAGCTGCTCTCCATCCTCGAGGTCTTCCACATCGCAGACGGCATCGAGAAAGCCCGACTCCTCCCTCGCTTCTTCCAA gtCGTGGAGAAGAACCTCCTCCTGGTCATGGTCGTCAAGTTGGAGGAGATTCAGAGTAAACCTGTCGTCTGTGTTCTGCTCTTCTTGTGGAACATTTTGGACCTCCTGCG GTACCCTCAcgagctgctgtgtgtgatgGAGAAACCCTCCGACACCATGCTGTGGACTCGATACACGCTCTGGATCCCCGTGTACGTCCTGTCAGCGGCCACTGAAG gTGTGACGGTATACCAGGCCCTGCACATCGAGCCTGAAGCTCCACAGTGTTCCTCTTTAAACTCGACGGTGTCGTCACATCTTCGCCTGCCCCTCGTCCTCATGgtctacctgtctgtcctcGCTCTGG gagCGTCTGTGACAGTGTGGCAGCTGCTGAAGGAGAGACAACACCACCTGCACAAATGGAACAAGACGAAGAAGAAATGA